In the Populus trichocarpa isolate Nisqually-1 chromosome 1, P.trichocarpa_v4.1, whole genome shotgun sequence genome, one interval contains:
- the LOC18095100 gene encoding cycloartenol-C-24-methyltransferase: protein MSKAGALDLASGLGGKIDKSDVLSSVEKYEKYHVYYGGAEEDRKANYSDMVNKYYDLVTSFYEFGWGESFHFAPRFKGESLRESIKRHEHFLALQLGLKPGQKVLDVGCGIGGPLREIARFSSTSVTGLNNNEYQISRGKELNRIAGVDRTCDFLKADFMKMPFPDNSFDAVYAIEATCHAPDAYGCYSEIYRVLKPGQCFAAYEWCMTDAFNPHDQEHQKIKSEIEIGDGLPDIRSTGQCIDALKKAGFEVIWSKDLAVGSPMPWYLPLDTTHFSLNSFRLTAVGRFFTRNMVKALEYLGVAPKGSQRVQDFLEKAAQGLVEGGRKEIFTPLFFFFARKPHSDSQ, encoded by the exons ATGTCGAAAGCTGGTGCATTGGATCTCGCTTCCGGTCTCGGTGGAAAGATCGATAAAAGCGATGTTCTCTCCTCCGTTGAAAA GTATGAAAAGTATCATGTTTATTATGGAGGTGCTGAGGAAGACAGAAAAGCCAATTACTCTGACATG gtaaataaatattatgatctTGTTACCAGTTTTTATGAGTTCGGCTGGGGGGAGTCTTTCCATTTTGCACCCAG ATTCAAAGGGGAGTCTCTCCGTGAGAGCATCAAGCGACATGAGCACTTTCTTGCTTTGCAACTTGGCCTGAAACCTGGACAGAAG gTTTTGGATGTAGGATGTGGAATTGGTGGACCTCTTAGAGAAATTGCGCGATTCAG CTCAACATCAGTAACAGGGTTGAACAACAACGAGTATCAGATATCAAGGGGAAAG GAACTCAATCGCATTGCAGGAGTTGACAGGACATGTGATTTTTTGAAG GCTGATTTCATGAAAATGCCATTCCCTGATAACAGTTTTGACGCTGTATATGCAATTGAAGCTACATGCCATGCACCAGATGCA TATGGATGCTACAGTGAGATTTACAGGGTATTGAAGCCAGGACAATGTTTTGCTGCATATGAGTGGTGCATGACTGATGCTTTCAATCCACATGACCaagaacatcaaaaaattaag TCAGAAATAGAGATTGGTGATGGCCTTCCAGACATTAGGTCGACTGGGCAATGCATTGATGCTCTAAAGAAAGCTGGTTTTGAG GTCATATGGTCAAAAGATCTTGCAGTGGGCTCACCTATGCCATGGTACCTGCCTTTGGACACAACTCACTTCTCACTGAATAGCTTCCGTTTAACAGCTGTCGGGAGATTCTTTACAAGAAATATG GTCAAAGCCCTGGAATATTTAGGAGTTGCACCCAAAGGAAGTCAAAGGGTTCAAGATTTTCTTGAGAAGGCAGCACAGGGATTGGTTGAAGGTGGAAG